In Procambarus clarkii isolate CNS0578487 chromosome 13, FALCON_Pclarkii_2.0, whole genome shotgun sequence, the following are encoded in one genomic region:
- the LOC123757239 gene encoding serine/threonine-protein phosphatase PP1-beta catalytic subunit isoform X1: MADTELDVDNLISRLLEVRGCRPGKSVQMTEAEVRGLCLKSREIFLQQPILLELEAPLKICGDIHGQYTDLLRLFEYGSFPPESNYLFLGDYVDRGKQSLETICLLLAYKIKYPENFFLLRGNHECASINRIYGFFDECRRRYGTKLWKTFTDCFNCLPIAAIIDEKIFCCHGGLSPDLQSMEQIRRIMRPTDVPDTGLLCDLLWSDPDKDVQGWGENDRGVSFTFGADVVSKFLNRHDLDLICRAHQVVEDGYEFFAKRQLVTLFSAPNYCGEFDNAGGMMSVDETLLCSFQILKPSEKKAKYQYSGLAQNRPNPPNRQQRPQQKK; the protein is encoded by the exons ATGGCCGATACAGAGCTCGACGTAGATAATTTAATTTCTCGCTTATTAGAAG TGCGAGGATGTCGACCAGGAAAGAGTGTACAGATGACAGAAGCAGAAGTTCGGGGCTTATGTCTCAAGTCTCGGGAAATCTTTTTGCAACAGCCTATCCTCCTTGAACTAGAGGCTCCCCTAAAAATCTGTG GTGATATCCACGGACAGTACACAGACCTGCTGCGGCTGTTTGAATATGGCAGCTTCCCTCCAGAGTCCAACTACCTGTTCCTCGGAGATTACGTAGATCGCGGCAAGCAGTCACTTGAAACTATCTGCCTTCTACTGGCTTACAAGATCAAGTATCCAGAGAACTTCTTCCTGTTAAGAGGCAACCATGAGTGTGCATCAATCAACAGAATTTATGGTTTCTTTGATGAGT GTCGACGAAGGTACGGAACGAAACTCTGGAAGACATTCACAGACTGCTTCAATTGTCTTCCCATTGCTGCCATTATTGATGAAAAGATATTCTGCTGCCATGGAGGCTTGagccctgaccttcagagcatggAACAGATCCGTCGTATCATGCGGCCCACCGACGTACCTGACACTG GTCTACTGTGTGACCTATTATGGTCAGACCCTGACAAAGACGTGCAAGGCTGGGGCGAGAATGATCGTGGCGTTTCATTCACATTTGGCGCTGATGTTGTCAGTAAATTCTTGAATCGTCATGACTTGGATTTAATATGCAGAGCGCATCAA GTTGTTGAAGATGGCTACGAGTTCTTTGCTAAGAGGCAGTTGGTCACATTGTTCTCGGCCCCAAATTACTGTGGGGAGTTTGATAATGCTGGAGGGATGATGTCTGTAGATGAAACATTGCTCTGCTCCTTTCAg ATCTTAAAACCATCAGAGAAGAAGGCGAAGTACCAATACAGTGGACTAGCCCAAAACCGTCCCAACCCTCCTAATCGGCAACAACGGCCGCAGCAGAAAAAATAG
- the LOC123757239 gene encoding serine/threonine-protein phosphatase PP1-beta catalytic subunit isoform X2 codes for MTEAEVRGLCLKSREIFLQQPILLELEAPLKICGDIHGQYTDLLRLFEYGSFPPESNYLFLGDYVDRGKQSLETICLLLAYKIKYPENFFLLRGNHECASINRIYGFFDECRRRYGTKLWKTFTDCFNCLPIAAIIDEKIFCCHGGLSPDLQSMEQIRRIMRPTDVPDTGLLCDLLWSDPDKDVQGWGENDRGVSFTFGADVVSKFLNRHDLDLICRAHQVVEDGYEFFAKRQLVTLFSAPNYCGEFDNAGGMMSVDETLLCSFQILKPSEKKAKYQYSGLAQNRPNPPNRQQRPQQKK; via the exons ATGACAGAAGCAGAAGTTCGGGGCTTATGTCTCAAGTCTCGGGAAATCTTTTTGCAACAGCCTATCCTCCTTGAACTAGAGGCTCCCCTAAAAATCTGTG GTGATATCCACGGACAGTACACAGACCTGCTGCGGCTGTTTGAATATGGCAGCTTCCCTCCAGAGTCCAACTACCTGTTCCTCGGAGATTACGTAGATCGCGGCAAGCAGTCACTTGAAACTATCTGCCTTCTACTGGCTTACAAGATCAAGTATCCAGAGAACTTCTTCCTGTTAAGAGGCAACCATGAGTGTGCATCAATCAACAGAATTTATGGTTTCTTTGATGAGT GTCGACGAAGGTACGGAACGAAACTCTGGAAGACATTCACAGACTGCTTCAATTGTCTTCCCATTGCTGCCATTATTGATGAAAAGATATTCTGCTGCCATGGAGGCTTGagccctgaccttcagagcatggAACAGATCCGTCGTATCATGCGGCCCACCGACGTACCTGACACTG GTCTACTGTGTGACCTATTATGGTCAGACCCTGACAAAGACGTGCAAGGCTGGGGCGAGAATGATCGTGGCGTTTCATTCACATTTGGCGCTGATGTTGTCAGTAAATTCTTGAATCGTCATGACTTGGATTTAATATGCAGAGCGCATCAA GTTGTTGAAGATGGCTACGAGTTCTTTGCTAAGAGGCAGTTGGTCACATTGTTCTCGGCCCCAAATTACTGTGGGGAGTTTGATAATGCTGGAGGGATGATGTCTGTAGATGAAACATTGCTCTGCTCCTTTCAg ATCTTAAAACCATCAGAGAAGAAGGCGAAGTACCAATACAGTGGACTAGCCCAAAACCGTCCCAACCCTCCTAATCGGCAACAACGGCCGCAGCAGAAAAAATAG